The following coding sequences lie in one Lolium perenne isolate Kyuss_39 chromosome 2, Kyuss_2.0, whole genome shotgun sequence genomic window:
- the LOC127329597 gene encoding tyrosine N-monooxygenase-like, producing the protein MALATLHIMALLLLIFLLLIIWQQSERRRRLPPGPGTLPIIGNMHQMIWNKPAVFRWIHRLLEEMNTNIMCLRLGGTHVIVVTCPKIAREVLRKNDEVLASRPATFASGSFSFGYKGSIFSPYGKQWKKMRQVLTCEILTSSMEQRLRHLRSEECNHLVRYIKNMARPNNFVDVRYVAQHFCCNVIRRLVFGKRYFSDDIPASSTSGPGHDEVAHVAALFTALNHLYSFCVSDYFPALVGLDLEGHEMVSKNVMRVLNRFHDPIIEERIRERSTTLGNGGEKKEARDFLDVLVYLEDADGQPLLTLEEIRAQTMEMMFATIDNPSNAVEWALAEMMNKPEVLQKAIDELDIVVGKDRLVEESDIPHLNYLKSCIREAFRLHPYHALNLPHVATADTTIAGYTVPKDSHVILSRIGLGRNPKIWNEPLEFWPERHLNTGNVLLSEPGLRFVSFSSGRRGCPGISLGTPVTMMLFARMLQGFTWTKPPGIERINL; encoded by the exons ATGGCTCTTGCTACGCTCCACATCATGGCCCTCTTGTTACTGATTTTTCTGTTGCTCATCATATGGCAGCAATCTGAGCGACGCCGGCGTCTTCCACCCGGTCCTGGCACACTGCCCATCATTGGCAACATGCACCAGATGATCTGGAACAAGCCGGCGGTATTCCGGTGGATCCATCGCCTGCTCGAGGAGATGAACACGAACATCATGTGCCTCCGTCTTGGGGGTACTCATGTCATTGTTGTGACATGCCCGAAGATAGCCCGCGAGGTTCTGCGGAAGAACGACGAAGTTCTCGCCTCCCGTCCTGCCACGTTCGCATCGGGTTCGTTCAGCTTTGGGTACAAGGGATCAATCTTCTCACCATATGGGAAGCAGTGGAAGAAGATGAGGCAGGTACTCACCTGCGAGATCCTCACCTCTTCTATGGAGCAAAGACTTCGCCACCTCCGGAGCGAGGAGTGCAACCACCTTGTAAGGTACATCAAAAACATGGCACGTCCAAACAACTTTGTGGACGTCCGCTATGTAGCCCAGCATTTCTGTTGTAACGTCATAAGAAGGCTCGTGTTTGGTAAGCGATACTTCAGCGACGACATACCGGCTTCCTCGACCAGTGGACCTGGACATGATGAGGTGGCACATGTTGCCGCTCTCTTCACAGCCCTCAACCATCTCTACAGCTTCTGCGTGTCCGACTACTTCCCGGCCCTGGTAGGCCTTGACTTGGAGGGGCATGAGATGGTTTCCAAGAATGTCATGAGAGTGCTCAACAGATTTCATGATCCCATCATAGAGGAGAGGATCCGTGAAAGGTCCACTACACTCGGGAACGGTGGCGAAAAGAAAGAGGCCAGAGACTTTTTGGACGTCCTGGTTTATCTTGAAGATGCAGATGGACAACCATTGTTAACCCTAGAAGAAATCAGAGCACAAACAATG GAAATGATGTTTGCAACCATCGATAACCCATCGAATGCTGTCGAGTGGGCGCTTGCTGAGATGATGAACAAGCCAGAGGTCCTGCAAAAAGCTATTGATGAACTAGATATTGTCGTTGGTAAAGATAGACTAGTCGAGGAATCTGACATTCCTCATCTAAACTATCTCAAATCATGCATCCGGGAGGCTTTCCGCTTACATCCCTACCATGCTCTTAACTTGCCCCATGTTGCCACGGCTGACACCACAATTGCTGGCTACACCGTCCCTAAGGATAGCCACGTCATTTTAAGTCGAATAGGACTTGGCCGCAACCCAAAGATATGGAACGAACCACTCGAGTTTTGGCCCGAGAGGCATTTGAACACTGGGAATGTACTTCTCAGTGAGCCTGGCCTACGTTTTGTTTCATTTAGCAGCGGGAGGAGGGGCTGTCCAGGGATCTCCTTGGGTACACCTGTCACAATGATGCTGTTTGCAAGGATGTTGCAAGGATTCACTTGGACAAAGCCTCCGGGCATTGAGAGAATCAATCTTTAG